A window of Epinephelus fuscoguttatus linkage group LG24, E.fuscoguttatus.final_Chr_v1 contains these coding sequences:
- the LOC125885060 gene encoding uncharacterized protein LOC125885060 isoform X7: MFSPCQRGFPPGALTCSPCVSVGFLQVLPHVLPVSAWVSSRCSDMFSLCQRGFPPGALTCSPCVSVGFLQVLRHVLPVSAWVSSRCSDMFSLCQRGFPPGALTCSPCVSVGFLQVLRHVLPVSAWVSSRCSDMFSPCQRGFPPGALTCSPCVSVGFLQVLRHVLPVSAWVSSRCSDMFSPCQRGFPPGAPASSHSPKTCRLIGDSKLSVGVNVSVNGCLSLS, encoded by the exons atgttctccccgtgtcagcgtgggtttcctccaggtgctctgacatgttctccctgtgtcagcgtgggtttcctccag gtgctcccacatgttctccctgtgtcagcgtgggtttcctccaggtgctctgacatgttctccctgtgtcagcgtgggtttcctccaggtgctctgacatgttctccctgtgtcagcgtgggtttcctccag gtgctccgacatgttctccccgtgtcagcgtgggtttcctccaggtgctctgacatgttctccctgtgtcagcgtgggtttcctccaggtgctctgacatgttctccctgtgtcagtgtgggtttcctccaggtgctccgacatgttctccccgtgtcagcgtgggtttcctccaggtgctctgacatgttctccccgtgtcagcgtgggtttcctccag gtgctctgacatgttctccctgtgtcagcgtgggtttcctccaggtgctccgacatgttctccctgtgtcagcgtgggtttcctccag gtgctctgacatgttctccccgtgtcagcgtgggtttcctccaggtgctccagcttcctcccacagtccaaagacatgcaggttaattggtgactctaaattgtccgtaggtgtgaatgtgagtgtgaatggttgtctgtctctatcgtga
- the LOC125885060 gene encoding uncharacterized protein LOC125885060 isoform X15 — translation MFSLCQRGFPPGAPTCSPCVSVGFLQVLRHVLPVSAWVSSRCSDMFSLCQRGFPPGALTCSPCVSVGFLQVLRHVLPVSAWVSSRCSDMFSPCQRGFPPGALTCSPCVSVGFLQVLRHVLPVSAWVSSRCSDMFSPCQRGFPPGAPASSHSPKTCRLIGDSKLSVGVNVSVNGCLSLS, via the exons atgttctccctgtgtcagcgtgggtttcctccag gtgctcccacatgttctccctgtgtcagcgtgggtttcctccag gtgctccgacatgttctccccgtgtcagcgtgggtttcctccaggtgctctgacatgttctccctgtgtcagcgtgggtttcctccaggtgctctgacatgttctccctgtgtcagtgtgggtttcctccaggtgctccgacatgttctccccgtgtcagcgtgggtttcctccaggtgctctgacatgttctccccgtgtcagcgtgggtttcctccag gtgctctgacatgttctccctgtgtcagcgtgggtttcctccaggtgctccgacatgttctccctgtgtcagcgtgggtttcctccag gtgctctgacatgttctccccgtgtcagcgtgggtttcctccaggtgctccagcttcctcccacagtccaaagacatgcaggttaattggtgactctaaattgtccgtaggtgtgaatgtgagtgtgaatggttgtctgtctctatcgtga
- the LOC125885060 gene encoding uncharacterized protein LOC125885060 isoform X5: MFSLCQRGFPPGALTCSPCVSVGFLQVLRHVLPVSAWVSSRCSHMFSLCQRGFPPGALTCSPCVSVGFLQVLRHVLPVSAWVSSRCSDMFSLCQRGFPPGALTCSPCVSVGFLQVLRHVLPVSAWVSSRCSDMFSPCQRGFPPGALTCSPCVSVGFLQVLRHVLPVSAWVSSRCSDMFSPCQRGFPPGAPASSHSPKTCRLIGDSKLSVGVNVSVNGCLSLS, encoded by the exons atgttctccctgtgtcagcgtgggtttcctccaggtgctctgacatgttctccctgtgtcagcgtgggtttcctccaggtgctccgacatgttctccctgtgtcagcgtgggtttcctccag gtgctcccacatgttctccctgtgtcagcgtgggtttcctccaggtgctctgacatgttctccctgtgtcagcgtgggtttcctccag gtgctccgacatgttctccccgtgtcagcgtgggtttcctccaggtgctctgacatgttctccctgtgtcagcgtgggtttcctccaggtgctctgacatgttctccctgtgtcagtgtgggtttcctccaggtgctccgacatgttctccccgtgtcagcgtgggtttcctccaggtgctctgacatgttctccccgtgtcagcgtgggtttcctccag gtgctctgacatgttctccctgtgtcagcgtgggtttcctccaggtgctccgacatgttctccctgtgtcagcgtgggtttcctccag gtgctctgacatgttctccccgtgtcagcgtgggtttcctccaggtgctccagcttcctcccacagtccaaagacatgcaggttaattggtgactctaaattgtccgtaggtgtgaatgtgagtgtgaatggttgtctgtctctatcgtga
- the LOC125885060 gene encoding uncharacterized protein LOC125885060 isoform X16, with amino-acid sequence MFSLCQRGFPPGALTCSPCVSVGFLQVLRHVLPVSAWVSSRCSHMFSLCQRGFPPGALTCSPCVSVGFLQVLRHVLPVSAWVSSRCSDMFSPCQRGFPPGALTCSPCVSVGFLQVLRHVLPVSAWVSSRCSDMFSPCQRGFPPGAPASSHSPKTCRLIGDSKLSVGVNVSVNGCLSLS; translated from the exons atgttctccctgtgtcagcgtgggtttcctccaggtgctctgacatgttctccctgtgtcagcgtgggtttcctccaggtgctccgacatgttctccctgtgtcagcgtgggtttcctccag gtgctcccacatgttctccctgtgtcagcgtgggtttcctccaggtgctctgacatgttctccctgtgtcagcgtgggtttcctccag gtgctccgacatgttctccccgtgtcagcgtgggtttcctccaggtgctctgacatgttctccccgtgtcagcgtgggtttcctccag gtgctctgacatgttctccctgtgtcagcgtgggtttcctccaggtgctccgacatgttctccctgtgtcagcgtgggtttcctccag gtgctctgacatgttctccccgtgtcagcgtgggtttcctccaggtgctccagcttcctcccacagtccaaagacatgcaggttaattggtgactctaaattgtccgtaggtgtgaatgtgagtgtgaatggttgtctgtctctatcgtga
- the LOC125885060 gene encoding uncharacterized protein LOC125885060 isoform X4, giving the protein MFSLCQRGFPPGALTCSPCVSVGFLQVLRHVLPVSAWVSSRCSDMFSLCQRGFPPGALTCSPCVSVGFLQVLRHVLPVSAWVSSRCSDMFSLCQRGFPPGALTCSPCVSVGFLQVLRHVLPVSAWVSSRCSDMFSPCQRGFPPGALTCSPCVSVGFLQVLRHVLPVSAWVSSRCSDMFSPCQRGFPPGAPASSHSPKTCRLIGDSKLSVGVNVSVNGCLSLS; this is encoded by the exons atgttctccctgtgtcagcgtgggtttcctccaggtgctctgacatgttctccctgtgtcagcgtgggtttcctccaggtgctccgacatgttctccctgtgtcagcgtgggtttcctccaggtgctctgacatgttctccctgtgtcagcgtgggtttcctccag gtgctctgacatgttctccctgtgtcagcgtgggtttcctccag gtgctccgacatgttctccccgtgtcagcgtgggtttcctccaggtgctctgacatgttctccctgtgtcagcgtgggtttcctccaggtgctctgacatgttctccctgtgtcagtgtgggtttcctccaggtgctccgacatgttctccccgtgtcagcgtgggtttcctccaggtgctctgacatgttctccccgtgtcagcgtgggtttcctccag gtgctctgacatgttctccctgtgtcagcgtgggtttcctccaggtgctccgacatgttctccctgtgtcagcgtgggtttcctccag gtgctctgacatgttctccccgtgtcagcgtgggtttcctccaggtgctccagcttcctcccacagtccaaagacatgcaggttaattggtgactctaaattgtccgtaggtgtgaatgtgagtgtgaatggttgtctgtctctatcgtga
- the LOC125885060 gene encoding uncharacterized protein LOC125885060 isoform X1 yields the protein MFSLCQRGFPPGALTCSPCVSVGFLQVLRHVLPVSAWVSSRCSDMFSLCQRGFPPGAPTCSPCVSVGFLQVLRHVLPVSAWVSSRCSDMFSLCQRGFPPGALTCSPCVSVGFLQVLRHVLPVSAWVSSRCSDMFSPCQRGFPPGALTCSPCVSVGFLQVLRHVLPVSAWVSSRCSDMFSPCQRGFPPGAPASSHSPKTCRLIGDSKLSVGVNVSVNGCLSLS from the exons atgttctccctgtgtcagcgtgggtttcctccaggtgctctgacatgttctccctgtgtcagcgtgggtttcctccaggtgctccgacatgttctccctgtgtcagcgtgggtttcctccaggtgctctgacatgttctccctgtgtcagcgtgggtttcctccag gtgctcccacatgttctccctgtgtcagcgtgggtttcctccag gtgctccgacatgttctccccgtgtcagcgtgggtttcctccaggtgctctgacatgttctccctgtgtcagcgtgggtttcctccaggtgctctgacatgttctccctgtgtcagtgtgggtttcctccaggtgctccgacatgttctccccgtgtcagcgtgggtttcctccaggtgctctgacatgttctccccgtgtcagcgtgggtttcctccag gtgctctgacatgttctccctgtgtcagcgtgggtttcctccaggtgctccgacatgttctccctgtgtcagcgtgggtttcctccag gtgctctgacatgttctccccgtgtcagcgtgggtttcctccaggtgctccagcttcctcccacagtccaaagacatgcaggttaattggtgactctaaattgtccgtaggtgtgaatgtgagtgtgaatggttgtctgtctctatcgtga
- the LOC125885060 gene encoding uncharacterized protein LOC125885060 isoform X12 has translation MFSLCQRGFPPGALTCSPCVSVGFLQVLRHVLPVSAWVSSRCSDMFSLCQRGFPPGALTCSPCVSVGFLQVLRHVLPVSAWVSSRCSDMFSPCQRGFPPGALTCSPCVSVGFLQVLRHVLPVSAWVSSRCSDMFSPCQRGFPPGAPASSHSPKTCRLIGDSKLSVGVNVSVNGCLSLS, from the exons atgttctccctgtgtcagcgtgggtttcctccag gtgctctgacatgttctccctgtgtcagcgtgggtttcctccag gtgctccgacatgttctccccgtgtcagcgtgggtttcctccaggtgctctgacatgttctccctgtgtcagcgtgggtttcctccaggtgctctgacatgttctccctgtgtcagtgtgggtttcctccaggtgctccgacatgttctccccgtgtcagcgtgggtttcctccaggtgctctgacatgttctccccgtgtcagcgtgggtttcctccag gtgctctgacatgttctccctgtgtcagcgtgggtttcctccaggtgctccgacatgttctccctgtgtcagcgtgggtttcctccag gtgctctgacatgttctccccgtgtcagcgtgggtttcctccaggtgctccagcttcctcccacagtccaaagacatgcaggttaattggtgactctaaattgtccgtaggtgtgaatgtgagtgtgaatggttgtctgtctctatcgtga
- the LOC125885060 gene encoding uncharacterized protein LOC125885060 isoform X2: MFSLCQRGFPPGAPTCSPCVSVGFLQVLPHVLPVSAWVSSRCSDMFSLCQRGFPPGALTCSPCVSVGFLQVLRHVLPVSAWVSSRCSDMFSLCQRGFPPGALTCSPCVSVGFLQVLRHVLPVSAWVSSRCSDMFSPCQRGFPPGALTCSPCVSVGFLQVLRHVLPVSAWVSSRCSDMFSPCQRGFPPGAPASSHSPKTCRLIGDSKLSVGVNVSVNGCLSLS; the protein is encoded by the exons atgttctccctgtgtcagcgtgggtttcctccaggtgctccgacatgttctccctgtgtcagcgtgggtttcctccag gtgctcccacatgttctccctgtgtcagcgtgggtttcctccaggtgctctgacatgttctccctgtgtcagcgtgggtttcctccaggtgctctgacatgttctccctgtgtcagcgtgggtttcctccag gtgctccgacatgttctccccgtgtcagcgtgggtttcctccaggtgctctgacatgttctccctgtgtcagcgtgggtttcctccaggtgctctgacatgttctccctgtgtcagtgtgggtttcctccaggtgctccgacatgttctccccgtgtcagcgtgggtttcctccaggtgctctgacatgttctccccgtgtcagcgtgggtttcctccag gtgctctgacatgttctccctgtgtcagcgtgggtttcctccaggtgctccgacatgttctccctgtgtcagcgtgggtttcctccag gtgctctgacatgttctccccgtgtcagcgtgggtttcctccaggtgctccagcttcctcccacagtccaaagacatgcaggttaattggtgactctaaattgtccgtaggtgtgaatgtgagtgtgaatggttgtctgtctctatcgtga
- the LOC125885060 gene encoding uncharacterized protein LOC125885060 isoform X29 → MFSLCQRGFPPGALTCSPCVSVGFLQVLPHVLPVSAWVSSRCSDMFSLCQRGFPPGALTCSPCVSVGFLQVLRHVLPVSAWVSSRCSDMFSLCQCGFPPGAPTCSPRVSVGFLQVL, encoded by the exons atgttctccctgtgtcagcgtgggtttcctccaggtgctctgacatgttctccctgtgtcagcgtgggtttcctccag gtgctcccacatgttctccctgtgtcagcgtgggtttcctccaggtgctctgacatgttctccctgtgtcagcgtgggtttcctccaggtgctctgacatgttctccctgtgtcagcgtgggtttcctccag gtgctccgacatgttctccccgtgtcagcgtgggtttcctccag gtgctctgacatgttctccctgtgtcagtgtgggtttcctccaggtgctccgacatgttctccccgtgtcagcgtgggtttcctccag gtgctctga
- the LOC125885060 gene encoding uncharacterized protein LOC125885060 isoform X23, with the protein MFSLCQRGFPPGALTCSPCVSVGFLQVLPHVLPVSAWVSSRCSDMFSLCQRGFPPGALTCSPCVSVGFLQVLRHVLPVSAWVSSRCSDMFSLCQRGFPPGALTCSPCVSVGFLQVLRHVLPVSAWVSSRCSDMFSLCQRGFPPGAPTCSPCVSVGFLQVL; encoded by the exons atgttctccctgtgtcagcgtgggtttcctccaggtgctctgacatgttctccctgtgtcagcgtgggtttcctccag gtgctcccacatgttctccctgtgtcagcgtgggtttcctccaggtgctctgacatgttctccctgtgtcagcgtgggtttcctccaggtgctctgacatgttctccctgtgtcagcgtgggtttcctccag gtgctccgacatgttctccccgtgtcagcgtgggtttcctccaggtgctctgacatgttctccctgtgtcagcgtgggtttcctccaggtgctctgacatgttctccctgtgtcagtgtgggtttcctccaggtgctccgacatgttctccccgtgtcagcgtgggtttcctccag gtgctctgacatgttctccctgtgtcagcgtgggtttcctccaggtgctccgacatgttctccctgtgtcagcgtgggtttcctccag gtgctctga
- the LOC125885060 gene encoding uncharacterized protein LOC125885060 isoform X3 yields MFSLCQRGFPPGALTCSPCVSVGFLQVLPHVLPVSAWVSSRCSDMFSLCQRGFPPGALTCSPCVSVGFLQVLRHVLPVSAWVSSRCSDMFSLCQRGFPPGALTCSPCVSVGFLQVLRHVLPVSAWVSSRCSDMFSPCQRGFPPGALTCSPCVSVGFLQVLRHVLPVSAWVSSRCSDMFSPCQRGFPPGAPASSHSPKTCRLIGDSKLSVGVNVSVNGCLSLS; encoded by the exons atgttctccctgtgtcagcgtgggtttcctccaggtgctctgacatgttctccctgtgtcagcgtgggtttcctccag gtgctcccacatgttctccctgtgtcagcgtgggtttcctccaggtgctctgacatgttctccctgtgtcagcgtgggtttcctccaggtgctctgacatgttctccctgtgtcagcgtgggtttcctccag gtgctccgacatgttctccccgtgtcagcgtgggtttcctccaggtgctctgacatgttctccctgtgtcagcgtgggtttcctccaggtgctctgacatgttctccctgtgtcagtgtgggtttcctccaggtgctccgacatgttctccccgtgtcagcgtgggtttcctccaggtgctctgacatgttctccccgtgtcagcgtgggtttcctccag gtgctctgacatgttctccctgtgtcagcgtgggtttcctccaggtgctccgacatgttctccctgtgtcagcgtgggtttcctccag gtgctctgacatgttctccccgtgtcagcgtgggtttcctccaggtgctccagcttcctcccacagtccaaagacatgcaggttaattggtgactctaaattgtccgtaggtgtgaatgtgagtgtgaatggttgtctgtctctatcgtga
- the LOC125885060 gene encoding uncharacterized protein LOC125885060 isoform X18, with product MFSLCQRGFPPGALTCSPCVSVGFLQVLPHVLPVSAWVSSRCSDMFSLCQRGFPPGALTCSPCVSVGFLQVLRHVLPVSAWVSSRCSDMFSLCQRGFPPGALTCSPCVSVGFLQVLRHVLPVSAWVSSRCSDMFSLCQRGFPPGALTCSPRVSVGFLQVLQLPPTVQRHAG from the exons atgttctccctgtgtcagcgtgggtttcctccaggtgctctgacatgttctccctgtgtcagcgtgggtttcctccag gtgctcccacatgttctccctgtgtcagcgtgggtttcctccaggtgctctgacatgttctccctgtgtcagcgtgggtttcctccaggtgctctgacatgttctccctgtgtcagcgtgggtttcctccag gtgctccgacatgttctccccgtgtcagcgtgggtttcctccaggtgctctgacatgttctccctgtgtcagcgtgggtttcctccaggtgctctgacatgttctccctgtgtcagtgtgggtttcctccaggtgctccgacatgttctccccgtgtcagcgtgggtttcctccag gtgctctgacatgttctccctgtgtcagcgtgggtttcctccaggtgctctgacatgttctccccgtgtcagcgtgggtttcctccaggtgctccagcttcctcccacagtccaaagacatgcaggttaa
- the LOC125885060 gene encoding uncharacterized protein LOC125885060 isoform X8, which produces MFSLCQRGFPPGALTCSPCVSVGFLQVLPHVLPVSAWVSSRCSDMFSLCQRGFPPGALTCSPCVSVGFLQVLRHVLPVSAWVSSRCSDMFSLCQRGFPPGALTCSPCVSVGFLQVLRHVLPVSAWVSSRCSDMFSPCQRGFPPGALTCSPCVSVGFLQVLRHVLPVSAWVSSRCSDMFSLCQRGFPPGALTCSPRVSVGFLQVLQLPPTVQRHAG; this is translated from the exons atgttctccctgtgtcagcgtgggtttcctccaggtgctctgacatgttctccctgtgtcagcgtgggtttcctccag gtgctcccacatgttctccctgtgtcagcgtgggtttcctccaggtgctctgacatgttctccctgtgtcagcgtgggtttcctccaggtgctctgacatgttctccctgtgtcagcgtgggtttcctccag gtgctccgacatgttctccccgtgtcagcgtgggtttcctccaggtgctctgacatgttctccctgtgtcagcgtgggtttcctccaggtgctctgacatgttctccctgtgtcagtgtgggtttcctccaggtgctccgacatgttctccccgtgtcagcgtgggtttcctccaggtgctctgacatgttctccccgtgtcagcgtgggtttcctccag gtgctctgacatgttctccctgtgtcagcgtgggtttcctccaggtgctccgacatgttctccctgtgtcagcgtgggtttcctccag gtgctctgacatgttctccctgtgtcagcgtgggtttcctccaggtgctctgacatgttctccccgtgtcagcgtgggtttcctccaggtgctccagcttcctcccacagtccaaagacatgcaggttaa
- the LOC125885060 gene encoding uncharacterized protein LOC125885060 isoform X19 — MFSLCQRGFPPGALTCSPCVSVGFLQVLPHVLPVSAWVSSRCSDMFSLCQRGFPPGALTCSPCVSVGFLQVLRHVLPVSAWVSSRCSDMFSLCQRGFPPGALTCSPCVSVGFLQVLRHVLPVSAWVSSRCSDMFSPCQRGFPPGALTCSPCVSVGFLQVL, encoded by the exons atgttctccctgtgtcagcgtgggtttcctccaggtgctctgacatgttctccctgtgtcagcgtgggtttcctccag gtgctcccacatgttctccctgtgtcagcgtgggtttcctccaggtgctctgacatgttctccctgtgtcagcgtgggtttcctccaggtgctctgacatgttctccctgtgtcagcgtgggtttcctccag gtgctccgacatgttctccccgtgtcagcgtgggtttcctccaggtgctctgacatgttctccctgtgtcagcgtgggtttcctccaggtgctctgacatgttctccctgtgtcagtgtgggtttcctccaggtgctccgacatgttctccccgtgtcagcgtgggtttcctccaggtgctctgacatgttctccccgtgtcagcgtgggtttcctccaggtgctctgacatgttctccctgtgtcagtgtgggtttcctccag gtgctctga
- the LOC125885060 gene encoding uncharacterized protein LOC125885060 isoform X25 — MFSLCQRGFPPGALTCSPCVSVGFLQVLPHVLPVSAWVSSRCSDMFSLCQRGFPPGALTCSPCVSVGFLQVLRHVLPVSAWVSSRCSDMFSLCQRGFPPGALTCSPCVSVGFLQVLRHVLPVSAWVSSRCSDMFSLCQCGFPPGALTCSPCVSVGFLQVL, encoded by the exons atgttctccctgtgtcagcgtgggtttcctccaggtgctctgacatgttctccctgtgtcagcgtgggtttcctccag gtgctcccacatgttctccctgtgtcagcgtgggtttcctccaggtgctctgacatgttctccctgtgtcagcgtgggtttcctccaggtgctctgacatgttctccctgtgtcagcgtgggtttcctccag gtgctccgacatgttctccccgtgtcagcgtgggtttcctccaggtgctctgacatgttctccctgtgtcagcgtgggtttcctccaggtgctctgacatgttctccctgtgtcagtgtgggtttcctccaggtgctccgacatgttctccccgtgtcagcgtgggtttcctccag gtgctctgacatgttctccctgtgtcagtgtgggtttcctccag gtgctttgacatgttctccctgtgtcagcgtgggtttcctccag gtgctctga
- the LOC125885060 gene encoding uncharacterized protein LOC125885060 isoform X22 encodes MFSLCQRGFPPGALTCSPCVSVGFLQVLPHVLPVSAWVSSRCSDMFSLCQRGFPPGALTCSPCVSVGFLQVLRHVLPVSAWVSSRCSDMFSLCQRGFPPGALTCSPCVSVGFLQVLRHVLPVSAWVSSRCSDMFSPCQRGFPPGALTCSPCVSVGFLQVL; translated from the exons atgttctccctgtgtcagcgtgggtttcctccaggtgctctgacatgttctccctgtgtcagcgtgggtttcctccag gtgctcccacatgttctccctgtgtcagcgtgggtttcctccaggtgctctgacatgttctccctgtgtcagcgtgggtttcctccaggtgctctgacatgttctccctgtgtcagcgtgggtttcctccag gtgctccgacatgttctccccgtgtcagcgtgggtttcctccaggtgctctgacatgttctccctgtgtcagcgtgggtttcctccaggtgctctgacatgttctccctgtgtcagtgtgggtttcctccaggtgctccgacatgttctccccgtgtcagcgtgggtttcctccaggtgctctgacatgttctccccgtgtcagcgtgggtttcctccag gtgctctgacatgttctccctgtgtcagcgtgggtttcctccaggtgctctga
- the LOC125885060 gene encoding uncharacterized protein LOC125885060 isoform X17, which yields MFSLCQRGFPPGALTCSPCVSVGFLQVLPHVLPVSAWVSSRCSDMFSLCQRGFPPGALTCSPCVSVGFLQVLRHVLPVSAWVSSRCSDMFSLCQRGFPPGALTCSPCVSVGFLQVLRHVLPVSAWVSSRCSDMFSPCQRGFPPGALTCSPRVSVGFLQVLQLPPTVQRHAG from the exons atgttctccctgtgtcagcgtgggtttcctccaggtgctctgacatgttctccctgtgtcagcgtgggtttcctccag gtgctcccacatgttctccctgtgtcagcgtgggtttcctccaggtgctctgacatgttctccctgtgtcagcgtgggtttcctccaggtgctctgacatgttctccctgtgtcagcgtgggtttcctccag gtgctccgacatgttctccccgtgtcagcgtgggtttcctccaggtgctctgacatgttctccctgtgtcagcgtgggtttcctccaggtgctctgacatgttctccctgtgtcagtgtgggtttcctccaggtgctccgacatgttctccccgtgtcagcgtgggtttcctccaggtgctctgacatgttctccccgtgtcagcgtgggtttcctccag gtgctctgacatgttctccccgtgtcagcgtgggtttcctccaggtgctccagcttcctcccacagtccaaagacatgcaggttaa